GGCAAAGCGGCCCGGAAGGTGTGGGATCGAACCGTGAAGGAGATGGACGCGGCCGGAGCGCTGGCCGTCGCCGACCGTGACGTTCTCGCGGTCTACTGCGTCGCGGTCGCGGACCTCGAAGCGCTCAGCGCGGAGATCGAGCGGGATGGGCTGATGATCGACATTCCGACGTTCGACCGCAATGGGCGCCCGACCGGGGCCACGAACCGCAAACCACACCCGGGGCTGAAGTGGCGCGCGGACCTCATGAACAAGGTCCGCCAGTATGCGGAGACATTGGGGCTGACTCCAGCAGCCCGTTC
This region of Gemmata massiliana genomic DNA includes:
- a CDS encoding phage terminase small subunit P27 family, producing MGARGPKPGQYSMRMTPKGSPAANKGASRYKSGAPDRPKHLGKAARKVWDRTVKEMDAAGALAVADRDVLAVYCVAVADLEALSAEIERDGLMIDIPTFDRNGRPTGATNRKPHPGLKWRADLMNKVRQYAETLGLTPAARSRAGAAPEAAPTAATNKIIALRDRIAALRADD